The segment GCTGTGCCGCGGGCTTTCTCTTACCACCATTTCAGCAATAATGACGTTAAGCAACAAAACTGTCAGTGCTCACAAGCTACGCGCAATGGAAAAGCTGGGAGTGCAAACCGACTGCCAGCTCTATTGTCTGCTGGCGCAAACGCGTATGTTTAATATTGCGATTTGAAGACCTGATATCTGACCAGAGATATTACTGATAACAGCTTAACGGGTAGCACAGTCAACCAAAACCTTCAGTTCACTACAGGAGAGCAGTAGTCCTTCACTGGCGCGAGATAAACCGGAGCAGGGTTGATTTTTATAATCCATTTTTCCATCCAGAAATACGCCACGTACGAAATTTACCGTAACTCGCTGTGAGTCAATCATGATATTGCACTCTAAATTATTGCAAAATTATTTAGCGCTGTTTGGCTAAACAAATCGCAGTATTCTCCTTTCAAAACCCGCCCGTTTTTTAACATCTTAGCCGCTCCCGGCGCAATGACATGGTTTACTGACTTATTTCATCCCTAACTTTTATAATTAATGGGATGGCTAGTTTAACTCTGGTGAAGAGATCCCTTCAGCACGATAGGCGTGTTGAAGGGATTTAGCTAAATCCTTTTTTCATGCATGAACGGGGGGGTTAGGCCAATGATCTAAAAAAACAACTTTACTCTTCCCCGAGTCTTATTCAGAAAGAGAAATTTCTTGCTGAGCGAGCATATATATTACAACTAATATTTATTAGCACACGAGAGAACGTGATATGAAAAAAATATCTTTGGCTTTAATGATTAGCGCATCGCTGTTTGCTCAGTCTGCCATGTCTGCTGAACAGCATCGCACGCTGAGTTATTTAACCTCATGGGGGCTTCCCTCAGATGCAGCCGCGCAATTGGAGCATGCTAAAGTCGACACCTGGCTGCTGTCATTCGGCGGGTGGGATGCGCAGGGAAACATTTCATCCTCCGATAAGCTACTTGATATTCCTGAATACAATGCCTGGTATCTTGAAACGCCTTATACTACCTGGACTCAGGTGAAACTGGCGCATCCTGAGAAAAAGATGATGGTTGCTTTTGGTGGCGAAACCTATGAATCTATGTGGTCACATCTGGATAACAGCAGCAACCGTGAAAAAATCGCTCAGGGGCTGGTTAAGCTGCTAAATACGGATTTTCCGGTTTATAAAAAGAACCTTAAGCCTGAGGAAATGCTCGGTGAGTGTCTGTCGCATAGCTGGGATGGAAAAACCTGCGAGATGGGGAATTATCAAAAAGCAGGTACGGTTCATCTTGACGGCATCGACTTTGATTTCGAAAAAGCAGCACGTCTGACACCTGAAGAAAACGATAATTTATTGCACTTAGCCCAGCGCGTACGCCAATTATTGGGGCCTGATAGTAAAAAATTAATTAGCCTGACAACTTATCATGTCGGTGCCGACCCGGAAAACTGTGCAAACTCCGGTGTTACCCAGGACTGCTCCTTTGTTGAAGAAAAGCGTTCGTCACACCATGGTGAAGTTCTGCCCCTACTGACCAAAGGTAAAAACATTTTTGACTTCTTTAACGTAATGACTTACGACGCTGGCCCTAACTTTAAATACAAGACTGCGATGGCAAACTATGCAAGGGCAGTAGGCGATCCATCAAAGATCCTGTTAGGTAATACCATTAATAGTCAATGGGGACCAGACGGACGCTATGTTGAACTCAGAGAAAAAAATATTGAGCGCGCCGCATGGCAGGCTCGCAACAACTACGGTGGTTTCTTTGTCTGGACGCTGGGTTCTAATAACCAGCAGCTAAGCTTTTCCGATCAGGTTGATTATATCAATGAGATGAAAGAGGCGGCTAATGAGGGAAACGAAAGCACTGTTAACCGCCCCCCTACTGCGATAGTTAACTACCCTGCAGAAGTCACAGGCGCGGCCCATGTTATTCTGGATGGCTCCGCGTCAGTCGATCCTGAAGAAGCGCCTCTCTCTTTTAAATGGGAGCAAATATCTGGTCCAACTGTCACGTTGATTAACAAAGATCGGGATGTCGCTAGCTTCGAGCTATCCAGCACACCTGTGGACGTCAATTTAGGTTTCAGACTAACAGTAAATGATGGTGAACTCGATTCCGCCCCTGCTGATATTATTATTAAACATAAAGCAGAAGTTACTGAAGAGAAGCCTGTAGACGACAAACCCATTGACGATAAACCCACTGACGACAAACCCGTTGACGACAAACCCGTTAATGAAGTCCAGGGTGCATGGCAAAGTGGTAAAGTCTATGTGGGCGGTGACGTTGTGAGCTGGCAGGGGAAAGAGTATAAAGCTCGCTGGTGGACCAGGGGCGATCAACCCGGCAACAAAGATGTCTGGGAAAACCTGAATAAGGCTGGCAGTGAACAATGGAATACCGAACGCTCATATTTTGGTGGAGCAAAAGTTGTGTGGGAAGGTAAGACCTGGGTTGCCAAATGGTGGACTAAAGGTGAACAGCCGGGTCACAGCGATGTCTGGCAATCACAGTAACGTGTCAAAGCGTTAATAATAGCGTGCTTTCTTCTGGCCCCATGTTCAACATGGGGTTTTTCTCACCGTGATAAAACACAGCTGTCCTCTCATCCCGTAAGAATATTTGCCTGGAAATAATGCTCCAGCTTACTTCGTTTACCCTCGGCATGACAACCCCGCTGACCTGCTCCCCTCTGGTTAATCCATCGCCAGGCTAGTAATGTTTATCATTGAACGATGAGGACATTACCCATGAAAAAGCGTTTCTCTGAAGAACAGATCATTGGCATCCTGCGCGAAGCTGAGGCCGGCATGGCAGCTAAGGAGTTGTGCCGTAAGCATAATATTTCCGATGCGACATTTTATACGTGGCGAAAAAAATTTGGCGGTCTGGAAGTCTCCGAAGTCAAGCGTCTCAAAGCGCTTGAAGATGAAAACGCACGTTTGAAAAAATTGTTGGCTGAAACCATGCTGGACAAGGAGGCCCTGCAGGCAGCGCTTGGGGTAAAGTATTAACACTGTCTCACAAGCGCAATGCGGTTGCTCAGATGTGCCAGCAATCAGGTATTTCAGAACGTCGTGCCTGCCATCTTGCCGGGCTTTCCAGAGCAACTTGTCGTTATCGCTCTCTTCGGGCACAACGAGATGAAGCGCTGTCGGAACAGATAAAAGCGCTGGCGCATGAGCGCCGACGCTTTGGTTACCGTCGTATCTGGCAACTGCTGCGACGCGATGGCGTCGACGTAAACCATAAAAAAGTCTACCGTATTTATCATGAAAATGGATTGGCTGTTCACCGGAGAAAGCGTCGTAAAGGGCTGTCCGTGGAGCGTCAACCTCTTGTTCGGCCCAGTGCTCCAAACATGACCTGGTCGATGGATTTTGTCATGGACGCTCTCGCCGGTGGCAGAAGGATAAAATGCCTGACGTGCGTGGATGATTTCACCAAAGAGAGCCTCGATATCGCTGTTGCGCACGGGATCTCTGGCGAACAGGTGACGCGGATACTCGATAATGTGGCGTTATTCAGGGGTTATCCCAAAGCGATACGCACCGATCAGGGGCCAGAATTTACCGGCCATGCGCTGGACCAATGGGCTCATTATCATGGCATTGAGTTAAAATTTATCCAGCCGGGAAAACCGACACAAAATGGTTTTATCGAAAGTTTTAACGGGCGGTTTAGGGATGAATGCCTGAATGAACACTGGTTCAAGGATCTTGATCAGGCACGCGAGATCATCAGCGACTGGCGACAGGACTATAACGAGCGAAGACCACATTCTGCGCTTAATTACCTGACGCCGTTGGAATTCGCTGCAAACTATCGCAGTGGCAAAAATGATACGGCTCAAAACGATGTTACTAGTTAAGTGTCGGCTTAATTATTGGGGGCAGGTCACCGCGAGAACGTGGGGAATTATTCTTCTCCTGATTTGTTAGCATTGAGTGTGGTCAGGGCGACCGTGTTGGCTTCACTTTTATCGATAGAACCCCCTCAGGTTCGCCGTGGTGATAAATGGCCCTGAGATGTAATAAGCATCATTTATTCTGAGGAAAACTACAAAGGAGCGCCGGGAGCAGTAAATCCGTTTGCTGCTATTCGGGAATAAGTAAGTTTTAGGGGAAAGTCGCTGAACCGCCAAACTCCAGATAGATTTTTGCCAGATTCTGGAACTGATTAAAGCGGTTTTCATCCAGTAACAGCTCGGCCTGGCGGCGATTCTCCTGGGCGTCGAGCCAGAACGAGATACGCACAGCGCCCTGCCGGTAACGCACTTCATTTAACCGCTCTGACTCCCGCGCCAGCTCAAGTCCTCTATGGAGCCTTGTCTCCTGGGTCAACAGTTGATTACGCAGGGAGAGCTCGTCTTCGATACTGCTCATCGCTTTATACAGCGACTGTTTAAACTCAAGCAGTCGCTGCTCATAGTCGATGCGGGCAATCTTCACCTCCACACCCCGTTGCCGCCACTCCAGGAAGGGCAGCGTCAGGCTGCCACCTGCGGAGCCTATCGGATTTTGCAGGAACGCCAGTAGCAAACTGCTGCTGGTGCCGAGAGAGCCGGTCAGACTGAATGCGGGGTAGTATTCGGTGCGCCTTATATCAACGGTAGCCAGAGCTTCACGCACCCGCCATTCTTTAGCACTGATATCGGGTCGGTGTCTCAGTACGCTGGCCGGAATGTTCGCATTAACCTGCGGCATTGCCTCTTTTGACAACGTCGTTGGTTCAAACACAGGGCTGCCCGGTGCGGCATCAAGCAGTACCGTCTGCTGGTTAAGCGCCTGCAGACGTTCACGCTGTAGCCCTGTCAGTCTGTTTTCCTGGGTCAGCAGGCTTTGTTGCGCTTCCACTACATCAAGTGATGAAGCGCCGCCCGCACGGTAGCGAGCATTAGCCAGGCGTAGCGTCTCTTTTGCGTAGTCGATGCTCTGATGAAGGGCGGCTATCCGTTGATTAACAAAACCGATGCGCCAGTAGTTATTACTGGCCTCTGAGAGCAAAGTCAGTCGTGCAGAGCGCAAATCATCTTCCGTGGCCTGACTTGCCCACGCTGCCGCATCGCGCTGACGGGCAATTTTCCCCCAAAGATCCAGTTCATAAGCGGTGTTGAGGAGGGCGGAGCTGCCTTTTGTCCCGTCGGATGAGCGGTCCAGCTGTTTTCTACCGTCCACGCCCAGCGTGCCTTTTAGCCCAGGATCGCTGGCGATGCCAACTCTCTCAGCGTCAAGCCGTGCCCGGTACACCCGCAGCACGGCTATCGCCACGTCGTTATTGCCTGCCATGACCTGGTGTAGCCAGCGCTCCAGCCGGGGATCGTTAAACGCTTTCCAGTCAAACGGTGCCAGGTCTCCGGCGGTATCGTTCTGGTACCAGCTGGCGGGATAATCTATCGCAGGAGCGTGATAGTCGCTTTTCAGCGTCTTTGCGCAGCCAGCGCTGAGCGCGGCGGCAATACATAACGCCGAAGGTGATAAAATTTTCATAGGTTACTCGCTGGCCAGTGAAGCGACCGGATCCATCCTTGCCGCCTTGCGAGCGGGAAGATAACCGAAGATCATGCCGATCAATGTTGAACAGAAAAATGCGGCCGCAGCGGCCTGCCACGAATAGATAGCGGTAAACATTCCGCCTGCCAGCGCGGTAAACAGCGCACCTGCGCCATAAGACAGCGCGATACCCAACGCACCGCCAATCAGGCATACCAGCACGGCCTCAATCATGAACTGCAGCATAATATCGCTACGACGGGCCCCTACCGCCATGCGCACGCCGATTTCATGGGTTCGTTCAGTAACAGACACCAGCATAATATTCATCACCCCAATACTGCCGATCATCAGCGAGATACAGGCAACCATCAGAATTAAAATGCTGAAGGTCATTGAGGTGCGTTCTATGGATTTTCTTATCTGTTCAAAATTATAGAGCTGAAAGTCTTTTACACCATGGCGCTGTGTCAACAGCTGGGAGATAGCGCTGACCGCCGCCTCGTTAGCAACATTGTCCTTCAGCCGGACGCTGATGCCGGTCAGAACAGGTTTGCCGACCATTCGGTACATTACCGTGCTATAGGGCATCCACACGGTAATGCGGTTTGGCGCATAGCTACGATTGTTGCTTTTAGCGATGCCAACAATCCGCGCAGGCACGGAACCGAGGAAGATAATTTGTCCCAGTGCCGATAATCCAGCCTCATCAAATAACGCTTTGCGGGCGTTTTCATCGATAATGACTTCCTGGAGGGCGTTACGATCGTCCCTGAAGGTGGCCCCCTGCATAATCTCAATGCCGTTAACGCGGAAATGATTGCGCCCGACGCCATTAACAGAGGCGGTTGCGGATTTACCGAGAAAACGGATGTTGTCTGAGGCGCTCACTTCCGGGCTCACGCTGTCAATAAACCCCTGCTTTGCCAGCGCCTCAGCATCTGCCGGGACCAGCGTACGAATGCCTTCGGTGCTGTCGTCGAAGAAATCCCGCCCGGGATAAATACTCACTACATTGGTGCCCAGTTCTTTAATGCTCTCCAGCGTCTGCTGCTTCGCGCCCTCACCGAGTGCCACTACCGTGACCACGGCAGCGATGCCAAAAATAATCCCGGTCATGGTTAACGTGGTGCGTAAACGGTGCGCGTTCATGGCTTTCAACGCCATTTGCAGAGATTCACGCATACGATCGAGCAAACTCTGCCAGCGGTTCTGGCGGGTCCGACTGGGCGGCAGCAACACTTCCGCAGTGGTTACGCGGCTGCCGCTGTCGGAAATAATTTCACCCTCGCGCAGTTCGATAATTCGCTGAGCATGCTGCGCCACCTTCATATCGTGAGTGACTATCACCACCGTGTGGCCGCGCTGGTTAAGCTCACTGAGGATAGTCAGCACCTCCTGCCCGGACTGTGAATCCAGCGCCCCGGTTGGTTCATCCGCAAGAATGACCTCCCCGCCGTTAATCAGCGAACGGGCAATACAGACCCGCTGCTGCTGGCCGCCGGAAAGCTCGCCGGGCTTATGGTGCTCTCGGCCTTCCAGCCCAAGCCTTGCCAGCAGCACAGCTGCTCGCAGCCGACGCTGGTCACGCCCACTGTTGGCGTAAATGGCGGGGATCTCAACATTGCCCAGTGCGCTAAGATCTTGCATCAGATGATAGCGCTGGAAGATAAAGCCGATATGTTCCCGCCGTACTCTTGCAAGCTCATCCGGTGAAAGCAGGGCGGCATTTTGGCCGCCGATGTAGTAATCTCCGCTGTCAGGGACGTCAAGGCAGCCCATGATGTTCATCAGGGTCGATTTCCCCGAACCTGAAGCTCCGATAATCGCCACCAGTTCACCTGCCGCGATAGTCAGATTCACCTCTTTCAGGACGGTAAGCGGCTGGCCGCCGTTGCGGTAGGTACGGCTAATGCACTTCAGCTCAATGATATTTCTCACAGCACAAACCCTTCTCCGGGCGATTTCTCACCCGGCTGCGCCAGCACCACAATTTCCCCAACCTTTAAGCCCTTGAGGATCTGAATATCCACGCTGTTGGTTATTCCTGTCTTAACCTCGCGAGTTTCCAGCTTGCCTTTAGCTGTCAAAACCTGCACCAGCTGCTTATTTCCGTCGGCTTTATGCACCGCCTGAATTGGCACCAGCAGCGTATCTTTGGCTTCGCTGGCAAGTAGCGCGACCTGCGCAGTCATGGCTATACGCAGCCGGTTTTCCGGATTGGGCACGTCCAGTAGCGCGTTATAATAGACGGAAGCATTTGAGGTGCCGGAGCCTGAAGCCGAACTGCTGCTGGCAAGAGAGTCATCTTTCATCACCGACTCAGGGGCCAGCTCAATGGTGCGGAGCGTCGCGTTATAGTGCCTGTCCGGTTCCGGGAAAATGGTGAAGCGCGCTTTTTGCCCCACGGAAATACGGGTAATATCGGCCTCAGAGATCTGCGCCTTAATGGTCATGACGTCCAGTCGGGCCAGCTTGATAATGGTCGGTGCGCTCTGGCTGGAGTTAACCGTCTGCCCCTGTTGCGTGACAACCGCGATAACAATGCCGTCCATCGGGGCGATAACCCGGGTATAGCTCAGATCGACCTTTTTCTTTTCAACCTCTATCTGCGCCTGCACGAGACGCGCATTAAGCGACAGCAGCTCTGCACGGGTGCTGGCGAGCGTCGCCTCTGCGGACTCAAAATCCTCGTGCGAGCTGGCATCTTCGTTCAGCATCTGCCGCTGTCGTTTAAAACGCAGCTCAGCCTGTTTCAATAGCGCTTGTTTGGCTTGTAGATCGGCTTTGACCACGTTGAGCGCGGCTTCGGCGTTACGCAAATCATTACGCTGCGGCACATCGTCAATGTCGGCAATCGGCTGCCCTTTAGTGACACGATCGCCCAGCTTTACTTTCAGCGACTTAAGCTGACCCGAGACCTGAGCCCCAACGTTAACGCGTTCGATAGCGTCGATTCGGCCGGTAGCCAGTACCGAATTTTCGATATCCCCCTTGCGCACGGTGGCCGTGACATACTCAGGATCCTGCTGGCTGCACAGGAAGAAGAACAGCACGATGGTAAGGACAATGAGTAGCACAGCAGCACAGGCGACGACGCGGCGTGAAGGGAATTTCGTAAACATTGTGCAGGTTTTCCATAACTTTAAACGCAGTGATCTTAGTGCCTCATAGTGAACACCACAGTCTCTACTGGAGGTAAACACGGCGCTATCATTTTTTAATGGACACTATTGCGGGAATTACCGGACATGGATTACTGAGGCCCTGCGCCGTCATTTTGAAGGAAAGCTGTCGCGCATTGAGGCGGACCGCCGCTGTGCACGCCTAAAACCACCCCCTATAAAACTCGCTGATTTTCAGTGCGAGATCGGCATTGTCTTACTGCCTATATCCGTGCCATCCTCTGCCAGCGCTGCAACCACTACAGTGGTTTGGGTCGGCAGATGATGTCTACATACACCATACACCACGAGTGTTTCACCGGGCAGAATATACGACTTTTCAAGTGTGCCAGGCATATTGTCCGGCATCAATTTTATTTCTGTGTTTAAACGCAACCTGGAATTGCCTGTGTTTGTGGCCTTCAGCACATTGCCTTTGGCGGACCAGAGAAGGTGATTCCAGCTGTCGGGTTGTGCTTCCAGCCCTTTAAATTCATCCTGTTTCAGGGACGGGGGATCGTATTGCGTGCTCATACTGGATAGCAACATGGGCGATGCATCCGGTGACATAGCTGAAGCACTGGTGCAAAATGTAACGAAAAGAGGAAAAAATACGGCTCCAACAATTTTTTTCTTCATTGTCATTTTTTTATTATCCTTATCCTGATGAGCTAAAATTAGTAGCTGGCATCCTCATTTAACCAATAAGTGGGGTCCCGCGATGCCAGATACCTGTCTCACGCAGAGGATAAAGGGACGTATTTCTATCCCTAAAATAGCCAGCTGCAGAGAGTACAAATATACCTTTATGCCGGCAGAATTCAGCGAGTAAAATGCCTTAGCGCTAGTAGAGAAATTGATCACCAACTCATACGGCGTAGTAGTGCTTTACCTTGCCAGTGATGCTTAACTACTGCCAATATATGTCCCGTTACCAGCAGTCCAAGCACAGAGCAGGAAGAAAAATGGATCTTATTGAACAGTGATGTTAACTGAGGATCGGTTAACGGCTGCGGTATAGACAAGTAGTTAAAAAAATTAATGGGTCTTTCCATCATCAGCACTCCGGTAACCAGAACGACGGTAATGACAACATAAAGTGCAATGTGGCCTGTAGAAGCCATTTTCTCTTCTCTTTTCGTTAATAAACCATCCTCCCTCTTTTTCGAGAAAAGTGCGTAAATAAGTCGGATAGCAAAAAAAGGAATAAATAAAGTTGTCAGCGATACGTTAAAAAAACCAACCCAACTCTTTACTGCGGGTGAGGGATTACCCAGCCCTACCCAAAAGCCGCTAATGGTGGCCCAGAGAATGACAACGGCGGACATCCAGTGTAACAAAACACGAGACTTCGGGTATTTAATTATCATATAAAAATCCTGGCGTATGAATTAAATAAAAAATTAAAGTTTATTAAAATAAATTTTCATGAAATGAAAAATCACCCCATGTCTGCAGTAGCCATCTCGTTACATATCTTTTTCATGCGGTAGATTTTGCCCGATAACGAAGGCGAGAGATATCTGACAAGTACGAAATACGCGGGTGAAGGCGGAAGGGAGAAAATAGCGATTTTCGGTTGATAACGGGTTGTAGGATAATTTACCTCTGCCACATTGTCTGCCGCCGCCTGCCAGTTCAGAGACATACTAGTCTGCGTCGCTTCACTTGCCGCATAACGATTATCGGCTTTATCTACCACAATGATGTATTTGAGTATATTTGCTTGACTGTTTCCAGATCGGCAGGAATTTAAGGGGCGTTTGCACCTGCGGGAATCGACCCTTCTCCAGGTCAATATCCATCCCATCAAAGCCATACTCTTCAATTACGTTAATAATTTCATCGGCAAAATTTTTTAATATTACCCACGCTAAGCTGACTATGCGCAGCTGCCCCGCCCAACGAGAGCAGAACCGCACGATCCTGAGCATTGAATTTTGCGACTTTTACCCTGAAGGCAGCATCAGACATATTATAAGGCTTTAAGCTGGGAATCCCTTCACCGGTCATAAAAGCCACGGTTATGACATTGCAGGCTTCTGGTACGGCTGAAAGCCGTATATCAGCCGAGCCCTCTGGTAACCATCGGATTTACTGGCCCGGTTATGCCAAAATCCTACCAGGGTATTCTTATTACTGATATATCGCATGATTGATGCCGCATCCTGAGCCGCTGCATGGGCGTTTGTAGATGGTACTGTAATCAGGTTTATATAGACTCGTATCATGCTACGCAAATAAACATACGCAGTTTATTTTCACTGAATTACCTATGTGCGTAATATTAATTGACGGCATGGATTAGATGTTATTTTTAACTGTATCAGACAAACACGGCTATCCACCCCAATGCAGCTAAGATTATGTAAGGGCCAAAAGGGAAGGCTTCACCACGTTTACGCCGCAACACAAAAATGGCGCTGAACATAGCCAGTAATGAAGCGAAAAGCATTATCTGAAACAATCCGTCTAACCCCACCCAGGCCCCCACACTCGCAAAAAGTTTCATATCCCCCATTCCCATTCCCGCTTTACCATATCGCCATAAATAAAAGCTCGCCAGCACCATGGGAATCGCAAATCCCAGGGTCGCAGCCAGCAATGACTCCTGCCAGCTTACGACACCATACCCGGTTAATGATGCTGTGAGCGTCAATCCAATCAGCGGGAAGGTCAGGCGATCGGGTAATAACGATGTTTGTAAATCAATAAAAAAAAGTGGCACCAGCAATGTAATCGCAAGTATCCCTATCACTCCCTCAGGCGTTAAACCATATCGATTAATAATCAAAGTAAACAGGACGGCAGTCAGGAGTTCAATCAGCGGATAACGTGGGCTGATTCGTTGTCTGCAATTGATACAGCGCCCCCTGAGCATCACCCATCCAACCACCGGAATATTATGACGTACTTTTATCGGCGATTGGCACTGAGGACAATGCGAAGCAGGAAGTGAAAGTGTTAATTTTTCTCCTTTTAAAATGAGAGGGAGCCGGTAGATAACCACATTGAGAAAACTTCCCACCACCGCACCCAATACTGCAAGAAAAATTGAAGTAATCATGCTGATTCTTATCCACAGATTTTAAAGTGTCGCAATACTAACAGCTGTGCCAAACAAAAAATTATCTACCTGGAAACGGGTCCGACAATCTATAATACGTGAAAAAATTCGTCAAAAAAAAGAGAATATTCTAATGTTTTCTTTAAAAAACATGTGAAAACTTTAGGGTAAATTTCGATGTATATCTTAGCTTTTTCCAATAAATTGAGGTTTGGCCTGATTGAGAACCTGAGCACCTCACTCCTGATAAGATTGCTGCATTTCATGAAAAAAGGTTCAAATTATCTAATTGACAGCTCAAAACACAGCGCTCATCATCTAAAGCCATTTGACATTATGGGTGGCGTTTTTTTCTTTTTTTATGCATCAGGCGATTCGCTACCCGGCCAGAAATCCGCTACTATCCGCTCCCACTCTCCATCCGGGCGGCCTGATGTCTGTGATTTTCGATACGTTTATTGCCCCACCGTGCCATGACAGCATAGAGATCCTCTATCAGGACGAGCATCTGGTACTTATAAATAAACCCGCCGGGCTACTGAGCCTCTCGGGGAAAAATCCGCAAAATCTCGATTCGGTGCATCATCGCCTGGTACAGACCTTCCCCGGCTGCACGCTCGTCCACCGCCTCGATTTCGGCACATCCGGGCTGATGGTGATTGCCCGTAATAAAGCAATTAACGCCGCTCTCTGCCATCAGTTCAGCCAGCGCACGGTGACTAAAGTCTACAGCGCGCTGCTCTGTGGACATCTGGACGATGACGAAGGGGTGATAGATGCTGCGATTGCTAAAGATCCGGCGCTGTTCCCGCTGATGTCTGTCTGCTCCATCCACGGCAAACCCGCCCGCTCCCGCTATCGGGTCGTTGAGCGCTTTTATCACCGGCTGGAAGAGAGGATGCTGCCATTAACGCGGGTCGAGCTAACCCCGGAGACCGGGCGCACCCATCAACTGCGCATTCACTGCCA is part of the Erwinia sp. HDF1-3R genome and harbors:
- a CDS encoding prepilin peptidase, with the translated sequence MITSIFLAVLGAVVGSFLNVVIYRLPLILKGEKLTLSLPASHCPQCQSPIKVRHNIPVVGWVMLRGRCINCRQRISPRYPLIELLTAVLFTLIINRYGLTPEGVIGILAITLLVPLFFIDLQTSLLPDRLTFPLIGLTLTASLTGYGVVSWQESLLAATLGFAIPMVLASFYLWRYGKAGMGMGDMKLFASVGAWVGLDGLFQIMLFASLLAMFSAIFVLRRKRGEAFPFGPYIILAALGWIAVFV
- a CDS encoding MacB family efflux pump subunit, with amino-acid sequence MRNIIELKCISRTYRNGGQPLTVLKEVNLTIAAGELVAIIGASGSGKSTLMNIMGCLDVPDSGDYYIGGQNAALLSPDELARVRREHIGFIFQRYHLMQDLSALGNVEIPAIYANSGRDQRRLRAAVLLARLGLEGREHHKPGELSGGQQQRVCIARSLINGGEVILADEPTGALDSQSGQEVLTILSELNQRGHTVVIVTHDMKVAQHAQRIIELREGEIISDSGSRVTTAEVLLPPSRTRQNRWQSLLDRMRESLQMALKAMNAHRLRTTLTMTGIIFGIAAVVTVVALGEGAKQQTLESIKELGTNVVSIYPGRDFFDDSTEGIRTLVPADAEALAKQGFIDSVSPEVSASDNIRFLGKSATASVNGVGRNHFRVNGIEIMQGATFRDDRNALQEVIIDENARKALFDEAGLSALGQIIFLGSVPARIVGIAKSNNRSYAPNRITVWMPYSTVMYRMVGKPVLTGISVRLKDNVANEAAVSAISQLLTQRHGVKDFQLYNFEQIRKSIERTSMTFSILILMVACISLMIGSIGVMNIMLVSVTERTHEIGVRMAVGARRSDIMLQFMIEAVLVCLIGGALGIALSYGAGALFTALAGGMFTAIYSWQAAAAAFFCSTLIGMIFGYLPARKAARMDPVASLASE
- a CDS encoding efflux transporter outer membrane subunit, which codes for MKILSPSALCIAAALSAGCAKTLKSDYHAPAIDYPASWYQNDTAGDLAPFDWKAFNDPRLERWLHQVMAGNNDVAIAVLRVYRARLDAERVGIASDPGLKGTLGVDGRKQLDRSSDGTKGSSALLNTAYELDLWGKIARQRDAAAWASQATEDDLRSARLTLLSEASNNYWRIGFVNQRIAALHQSIDYAKETLRLANARYRAGGASSLDVVEAQQSLLTQENRLTGLQRERLQALNQQTVLLDAAPGSPVFEPTTLSKEAMPQVNANIPASVLRHRPDISAKEWRVREALATVDIRRTEYYPAFSLTGSLGTSSSLLLAFLQNPIGSAGGSLTLPFLEWRQRGVEVKIARIDYEQRLLEFKQSLYKAMSSIEDELSLRNQLLTQETRLHRGLELARESERLNEVRYRQGAVRISFWLDAQENRRQAELLLDENRFNQFQNLAKIYLEFGGSATFP
- a CDS encoding glycosyl hydrolase family 18 protein translates to MKKISLALMISASLFAQSAMSAEQHRTLSYLTSWGLPSDAAAQLEHAKVDTWLLSFGGWDAQGNISSSDKLLDIPEYNAWYLETPYTTWTQVKLAHPEKKMMVAFGGETYESMWSHLDNSSNREKIAQGLVKLLNTDFPVYKKNLKPEEMLGECLSHSWDGKTCEMGNYQKAGTVHLDGIDFDFEKAARLTPEENDNLLHLAQRVRQLLGPDSKKLISLTTYHVGADPENCANSGVTQDCSFVEEKRSSHHGEVLPLLTKGKNIFDFFNVMTYDAGPNFKYKTAMANYARAVGDPSKILLGNTINSQWGPDGRYVELREKNIERAAWQARNNYGGFFVWTLGSNNQQLSFSDQVDYINEMKEAANEGNESTVNRPPTAIVNYPAEVTGAAHVILDGSASVDPEEAPLSFKWEQISGPTVTLINKDRDVASFELSSTPVDVNLGFRLTVNDGELDSAPADIIIKHKAEVTEEKPVDDKPIDDKPTDDKPVDDKPVNEVQGAWQSGKVYVGGDVVSWQGKEYKARWWTRGDQPGNKDVWENLNKAGSEQWNTERSYFGGAKVVWEGKTWVAKWWTKGEQPGHSDVWQSQ
- a CDS encoding efflux RND transporter periplasmic adaptor subunit, producing the protein MFTKFPSRRVVACAAVLLIVLTIVLFFFLCSQQDPEYVTATVRKGDIENSVLATGRIDAIERVNVGAQVSGQLKSLKVKLGDRVTKGQPIADIDDVPQRNDLRNAEAALNVVKADLQAKQALLKQAELRFKRQRQMLNEDASSHEDFESAEATLASTRAELLSLNARLVQAQIEVEKKKVDLSYTRVIAPMDGIVIAVVTQQGQTVNSSQSAPTIIKLARLDVMTIKAQISEADITRISVGQKARFTIFPEPDRHYNATLRTIELAPESVMKDDSLASSSSASGSGTSNASVYYNALLDVPNPENRLRIAMTAQVALLASEAKDTLLVPIQAVHKADGNKQLVQVLTAKGKLETREVKTGITNSVDIQILKGLKVGEIVVLAQPGEKSPGEGFVL
- a CDS encoding IS3 family transposase (programmed frameshift) is translated as MKKRFSEEQIIGILREAEAGMAAKELCRKHNISDATFYTWRKKFGGLEVSEVKRLKALEDENARLKKLLAETMLDKEALQAALGGKVLTLSHKRNAVAQMCQQSGISERRACHLAGLSRATCRYRSLRAQRDEALSEQIKALAHERRRFGYRRIWQLLRRDGVDVNHKKVYRIYHENGLAVHRRKRRKGLSVERQPLVRPSAPNMTWSMDFVMDALAGGRRIKCLTCVDDFTKESLDIAVAHGISGEQVTRILDNVALFRGYPKAIRTDQGPEFTGHALDQWAHYHGIELKFIQPGKPTQNGFIESFNGRFRDECLNEHWFKDLDQAREIISDWRQDYNERRPHSALNYLTPLEFAANYRSGKNDTAQNDVTS
- a CDS encoding cytochrome b/b6 domain-containing protein, with amino-acid sequence MIIKYPKSRVLLHWMSAVVILWATISGFWVGLGNPSPAVKSWVGFFNVSLTTLFIPFFAIRLIYALFSKKREDGLLTKREEKMASTGHIALYVVITVVLVTGVLMMERPINFFNYLSIPQPLTDPQLTSLFNKIHFSSCSVLGLLVTGHILAVVKHHWQGKALLRRMSW